The genomic window GGGGTCGCGGGCACCCATCAGGAGGATGGTGTCACCAGGCTGTGCAGCCTTGACCATTGCAGCAGCGCATTCGTCTCGATTTTCAATATAGACCGCATCGGAGCCAAGGGCAACCAAGTCGTTGGCCAGGTCACCTGCAGAAATGTCACGGACCACGGTACCGCCAGCGTAGTAGATTTCGCTGAAGTACATGGAATCGGCGGCGCAGTTTTCCGCGGTTTGTTCGCCAGAGGCCGCATTGCCAGAGGAAACTGCCGCGGACTTATCGCAGGTAGAATCCGCGGCGGCTTGGGTAACGCCAGGGTTGCGCAACGCCTTATTGATGAATTCCACCAGGTCGTTGCGCAGGAAACGTGTGGGACCAAATCCGTGAGGCTGGAACCAGGCAAGTACGCGACCCGCAGTAAAACTCTGGGCGCTCTTGATGCTGGCAGAAATCTTTGCAGGATTATGGGCGAAGTCATCCACCAGAGTCACGCCATTGAAGGTTCCAAGAATCTGATGACGGCGGAACACTCCCGGGAAAGTGCTAAGGGCGTCGGCGCAGGTGCGGAGGGAAACGCCGGCCTGGAGCGCCGCTGCGGTTGCAGCCAGGGCATTTTCCATATTGTGGCGGCCCGGCAGCGGCACCGTAAACTTCACCAGTTCATTATTGTGGCGGCAGCGGAAAATGATGGACGGGCCTTCGGTGCGGAAGTCAATGCCCTGGACGCCCACATAGCTTTCGGTACCGAAATCGTTATGACGATCCTGGCTGAAAGGCTTTGCCAGCGGGTGGGCATCGTTCACAATCAAAGTCTTGCCGTTATTCAAAATGTTGCTGCGGAACTTGCCGAAAATTTCCTGCAGTTCACTCATTTCCTTGTGGTCCTTGTCCACATTCAGGATGAGGCCGACCTCAGGTTCGTAGCGGACCAGAGTTCCATCGCTCTCGTCCGCTTCTACCACCAGCCATTCGCCGGAACCGCTGACAGCGTTACCGATTTTGCCTTCCTTCTGCAGGTTCACAAGGCCAGCGCCAGTCATTACAGAAGGCTGCAATCCGGCGTACTGCAAAATGTGGTAAATCATAGCGGTGACAGTAGATTTTCCACTGGTGCCGCTAACCGCAATGGTCTTAGCTTCCTTGGAAATCTTAGCCAGCATTTCGCTGCGGTGCATTACAGGAACTCCAAGTTCCTTGGCACGCTTCAAATCCGGATTGGTATCTTCGATAGCGGTGCTTACAACAACTGCAGACAAGTCGGCGGAAATACCGGAGCCGTCCTGGGCGAAGCACTTGATGCCACATTCCTCCAGCTGTTCCATCACACGGGGCTTCTCGCAGTTGCCTGCCAGGAATTCACCAAACTGACGGTCGGATCCACGAACTTCAACACCGCGGCCAGACAAGTACTGGGCAATGGCACTCATGCCAACACCAGCAACACCAATAAAAAAGTAAGAATACATAGTCACTTAGAGACTAGGTTCTAGGGGCTAGAGACTAGAGTTTTCACACTTACAATCCCTAGCCTCTAATTTCTAGTTTCTAGTCTCTCTCCATTATAGCAAATTAGGATCAATTGTGGGTTCGTAACCGGGTTCCACGAAGTCTTCCTTGGCGACGCCCTTCTTGCGGGCGGCCTTCATCTGCTTGATGAGCTTACGTTCGGCAGCCTTGGCCTTACGGGCGGCGGCACGTTCCTTACGTTCTGCCAGGCGTTCGGCACGAGTCTTACGTTCCTTGTAAGGGCAGGCTTCTTCAGGAAGCAAAGCAAGGACTTCATCGCTTTCATATTCATCAATGAAATCCGGTTCGCCTTCAAAGCGCATTTCCGGATCGAAATCGCGGAAGCCTTCTTCTTCATCAAAGACAGGAGCGTCAGCAGGGCATTCCTTCTTCAAAAGTTTCAGAACTTGATCGAAAGGTTTTTCCAGAGGGACCTTGAACTTCATCTTCTTGCCAGTGGTAGGATGAATCAGTTCAATTTTTACCGCCTGCAATAACTGGGCAGGAGCGATTTCCAGAACCTTTTCAGCCACTTCGCGGAGAAGAGGCGGTACACGGTTCAAACATCCGTCGCGACCATCATACAGCGGATCGCCAACAACGGGATGGCCCATATAGCGGCTATGGACACGAATCTGGTGAGTACGACCGGATTCCAGCTGCAATTCCAGAAGTGTTGCAAAAGCAAAGAACTTCTTGGCAACAAAATGGGTGCGGCTTTCCTTACCGCCATCCACCACAGCCATCTTCAGACGGTTCTTGGGATTACGCCCGATGGGAGCGTCAACGGTTCCTTCAAGATCACGAGGGCTACCCCACACCAAGGCGTTATAAGTGCGGTGCAGAGTGCGGGTTTCCAGCTGATGAGCCAGGTGACGGTGGGCGTTATCGTTCTTTGCAACCACCATAAGACCCGGGGTATCCTTGTCCAAGCGATGGACAATACCCGGACGGAGAGCGCCGTTAATCGTGGAAAGATTTTCCTTGAAATGGTACAGGAGGCCGTTGGCCAGAGTTCCATCCTTCACACCAGCGCCAGGATGAACCACCAAGTTGCGGGGCTTGTTAATCACCACAATGTCGTCATCTTCGTAGACGATATCCAGGGGAATTTCCTGAGGTTCCAAAGTGGAGGCTTCCTTTTCGGGAATTTCGCCACAGACCACCACCATTCCCGTTTCCACACGGAAGTTCTTGGGAGTGGCAACCCCACCCACCTTCACTTCGCCTGCAGCAATCATCTTCTGCACATCCGTACGGGAAACATTCTCCAGAACGCCGGTCAAAAATTTATCGATGCGTTCGCCACTCTTCTTTTCGTCTACGAGATAATTCATACGAGGCTAAAGATAGCAAAAGTCAAGAGTCGCAAAAATTACAGCAAAAATTTTTCGACGTAAAGCTTTACCATTTCAGGTTTTATTGGGCTTTTGCTGGTCTCCATTGTACAAATAAAATTCACCCCGATGGTAAAACCATGTTTCTGGTACGAGTCCATCTTTTTTACCATGCCAACTGCATAATCAGGATTATCCATCATTCCAAAATGCTCCCAGACAATTTCCTTTCGCGTCCTTACATTTAGGCATATAAAATCAGGATGGACACGAACAGAACCTAGCATTTTGGGACATTCATACCTGAAGGGAATATTCATCCTGATTAAAGTCTCCGCAATAATCAGTTCCGATTTAGACCGAACGCACCGACCATCAGACGTCTTGAAGAAAGGGGTTCCTTCATCAAGCGTCAAACCATCAAAAGGAATAGAACTCCAACACCTAGCGTATAATTCATCATCTAGAATCGCGGGAATTACAAGGTCTCCGCGAAACAGTCCATTCCACACACCTTCAATGACATTGGATTGATACCGACGATTAAAATCATCCAGTATAGCCAACTGCATTTTCGCAACCTTTAAAACCTTTTGATCATATCCCTTTTGCGCCAAGGCCTTGATCAACTCCATATTCTCCATCGGGATATATGTTCCATTTGTATTTTCATCTGTCACGTGATAATAGTGGGGTTTCTGGCTTTTCCTCTGCATTGAAATTCTGAGTCTTCCCTCGGGAGCGTTTCTCAACGCGGCAACCTTCTCGTTGATTAAACACGTTAGCTCCTCCATGCGGGATTTCACCTGCGCCGGGATTTTATCTTTTGAAATCAGCTCCTGGGGGATGAGAATTTCGTTCTTCTTCACCTTGAAAATTCTTTTCATGGAAACTCCTTGCTTACATAGTTTTTTGCGTCACTTATATAAACGTTGGAAACCACTCATTTGTACAAATTATGTCTAAAATTTTACCAAAAAATCATTCTTGCATCGTCTTTCGGGAAAAAAGGACCATTTGGATTAAAATCAACTTTTAGTCCTTCAACGTCAAGCCAAAGAAAGGACTATTTCTCGAAAATTCAAAGTTTAGTCCTTTGCGCCACCGAGGACAAAGGACCATTTTGAGTTATTTGAGCATTTAGTCCTTTAGGCAGACAATAAACAAAGGACTAAACCAGCAAATCGCAAAGTTTAGTCCTCTTTTGTCCGATCTTAAAGTTTTTCGCTAGTTGATAGCCTTCGCTTCCTTCTTCGCCTTCTCCTCTTCCTTGATTTGCTTATGCAGTTTCTTCAGGATGAAAGGAGACAGAAGGACAAAGGCCACGCCCACCGTCACAAAGGAATCCGCCACATTGAAGGTGGGGAAACGAGTCATGATAAAATCGGGCAAGTCGCAGTCGATAAAGTCCACCACCATCTGGAGGCGCATGCGGTCAATAAAGTTACCTATGGCGCCTCCGATAATCATGACAATACCAAGACGGCTCAGGTAGTCTCGCTTATCGATGGACTTGTAGAACCAGAACAGCACTACAGCCGCCACAATGGAGATGAGCAGGAAGAACAACCAAGGCGGCAGGAAGGGCATCAAATCCTGGGGACGGCTACTGAAGGCTGCTCCCTTATTGAACACCAACTGAAAACGGATGAACTCGCCCACCACATTGATTATGTCATGATTGGGAGCACCAGTTTCGTTGGAGAATCGAGCCAAAGCCCACAGCTTTGTCAGCTGATCGGAAACGATGCTGAAAATAATGACTGCAATATGAAACGGGAGCTTGTTATAGAACTTCATTAGGACTTAACCTCTGCATAGGTCTTGTTGATCCACTTGTCGCTGTAGAAATGCTTCATGGTGGACGTCACGATTCGCTTCACGGTATCGCGGGTAATTTTCACTTTCTTGTCGCTTGCGAAAATCGAAGAACCATCACCAATCAGCTTCATGTTCTCGGCAGCCATGAACAGCGGCCACAGGCAGAAGAGACGGGTGCGCATCTTGATATTGGGAATAAGCTTGGTATAGGCGATGGCGTCATCCAGATGACTCCAGGCCTTCTGGACCAGTTCACCCATGACGGCCGCGCGACGTTTCTCGAAGTCGGCACGATCATCCGCAGCCATTCCTGCGATTACGTTTGCATCGACGAACATATCATAGGAGTGAGCGAATCCGTGCCTGCGGCAGATTACCTCGGGCACAAAGCAAACACGACGTTCGGAGTCCTCGCGGCAGTCCTTCACGATGTTTGCAACCTGCAGGGCAAGACCGAAACTGACGTCCAGTTTCTGCATTTCAGCCTTACGGGCCTCGTTGATAAAGCAGGTGTCAGCAGCAAACAGATGCGTGAGCAGCTTACCTACGATACCAGCCACATAGTAGCAGTACTCGTCCAGGTCGCCTATGGATTCAAGCGTGAACCATCCGGAACTAAGGGCCGCCTCCTGGCGCTTGGCAAACTTCGCCATGCCGCCGCACATCTCGATAGTCACGTCACGGACCGGAGCCGCATACACCTCCGGCAGTTCCTTCAACAGCGGGACCACCACATGGGTATGAAGGCACAAATCAAAGTACGGTTCTGTCGCACGGGCACGCCAACTTTCTGGCAGGGACGATTCAAATTCCTCTACAGCCTCGTCCTTCAGTTCCGCGGTCTTAAAAATGCTTGCGAATTTATCCAGCAGCACTTCCTTTTCAGAAGCGCTCATATCCGGATCGTCTTCCACCGTATCCGCAATTCGCAAATACAGATACGCCAGGAGGATGCTCTTATGGAGCTTGCCCTTCAGGACGTTAATATTCAACGCAAAAGTGCGGGAAACCTGCAGCAAGATTTCTTCCGCATAGTTCCAGGCCTTCTTTCCGGAAAGTACGGCCTCGCCCATTCCAGCCTGTTCCAAAATATTAGCCATACATGGTCTCCGCATAGACGTCAGGTGGAATCTTCTTGGTTTTGGACATGAGATGAACCAGCTTCCACAACCGCCCCTTCGCCTCGGCTTCTTTCAGTTTCCTGGTAAAGCTCCAGATGGTTCGATTCTGCACATCCGATTCGCTACGGAAGTTGCCCTTGATTTCACTTTCGTATCGAACTCTGCGATATTCCAGGAAATAGGCAGACTGGAACATGTTAGCGGTACTCTTCCGTGCAATCTTGCAAAGAATCACGCCCACCAGCAGGAATACCGGAGAAACGGCAAAACCATAGAACCATTCCATTTCGGTCCAGTTGTAAACGACCCATATTGCAGGCAACGCAGAAACAGCGGACATGATCAGAGTGAAAATCAGGTCAAACAACTTGTAAAAGGCGCGCACACGAGGAACATAAGCCCACTTTTTGCCCTTTTTCACAAGTTTTTTCATGTACAGGGGATAAGACACCCTATGGAACCAGAAATACAGACCCACCCAGAAAAGGACGGGAATCCAAAACCAATACGTCAAAGTATCCAAAATATCCATAACGAGGCCAAATATAGA from Fibrobacter sp. UWR4 includes these protein-coding regions:
- the murC gene encoding UDP-N-acetylmuramate--L-alanine ligase — protein: MYSYFFIGVAGVGMSAIAQYLSGRGVEVRGSDRQFGEFLAGNCEKPRVMEQLEECGIKCFAQDGSGISADLSAVVVSTAIEDTNPDLKRAKELGVPVMHRSEMLAKISKEAKTIAVSGTSGKSTVTAMIYHILQYAGLQPSVMTGAGLVNLQKEGKIGNAVSGSGEWLVVEADESDGTLVRYEPEVGLILNVDKDHKEMSELQEIFGKFRSNILNNGKTLIVNDAHPLAKPFSQDRHNDFGTESYVGVQGIDFRTEGPSIIFRCRHNNELVKFTVPLPGRHNMENALAATAAALQAGVSLRTCADALSTFPGVFRRHQILGTFNGVTLVDDFAHNPAKISASIKSAQSFTAGRVLAWFQPHGFGPTRFLRNDLVEFINKALRNPGVTQAAADSTCDKSAAVSSGNAASGEQTAENCAADSMYFSEIYYAGGTVVRDISAGDLANDLVALGSDAVYIENRDECAAAMVKAAQPGDTILLMGARDPSLEKFAQSVQKLLEAK
- a CDS encoding RluA family pseudouridine synthase, which translates into the protein MNYLVDEKKSGERIDKFLTGVLENVSRTDVQKMIAAGEVKVGGVATPKNFRVETGMVVVCGEIPEKEASTLEPQEIPLDIVYEDDDIVVINKPRNLVVHPGAGVKDGTLANGLLYHFKENLSTINGALRPGIVHRLDKDTPGLMVVAKNDNAHRHLAHQLETRTLHRTYNALVWGSPRDLEGTVDAPIGRNPKNRLKMAVVDGGKESRTHFVAKKFFAFATLLELQLESGRTHQIRVHSRYMGHPVVGDPLYDGRDGCLNRVPPLLREVAEKVLEIAPAQLLQAVKIELIHPTTGKKMKFKVPLEKPFDQVLKLLKKECPADAPVFDEEEGFRDFDPEMRFEGEPDFIDEYESDEVLALLPEEACPYKERKTRAERLAERKERAAARKAKAAERKLIKQMKAARKKGVAKEDFVEPGYEPTIDPNLL
- the lspA gene encoding signal peptidase II — its product is MKFYNKLPFHIAVIIFSIVSDQLTKLWALARFSNETGAPNHDIINVVGEFIRFQLVFNKGAAFSSRPQDLMPFLPPWLFFLLISIVAAVVLFWFYKSIDKRDYLSRLGIVMIIGGAIGNFIDRMRLQMVVDFIDCDLPDFIMTRFPTFNVADSFVTVGVAFVLLSPFILKKLHKQIKEEEKAKKEAKAIN
- a CDS encoding squalene/phytoene synthase family protein; translated protein: MANILEQAGMGEAVLSGKKAWNYAEEILLQVSRTFALNINVLKGKLHKSILLAYLYLRIADTVEDDPDMSASEKEVLLDKFASIFKTAELKDEAVEEFESSLPESWRARATEPYFDLCLHTHVVVPLLKELPEVYAAPVRDVTIEMCGGMAKFAKRQEAALSSGWFTLESIGDLDEYCYYVAGIVGKLLTHLFAADTCFINEARKAEMQKLDVSFGLALQVANIVKDCREDSERRVCFVPEVICRRHGFAHSYDMFVDANVIAGMAADDRADFEKRRAAVMGELVQKAWSHLDDAIAYTKLIPNIKMRTRLFCLWPLFMAAENMKLIGDGSSIFASDKKVKITRDTVKRIVTSTMKHFYSDKWINKTYAEVKS